Proteins co-encoded in one Nonlabens agnitus genomic window:
- a CDS encoding metal-dependent transcriptional regulator: MHSVSEENYIKAINHLQQGDELVSTNEIAGQMNTKASSVTDMLKRLADKNLAEYIPYKGSRLTKLGMDHANQIVRKHRLWEVFLVQKLGFNWDEVHDVAEQLEHIQSRKLIDELDKHLGFPRKDPHGDPIPDRDGNYEEVQQVPLSKLVKGDHGVITGVVDTSRKFLKYLDKHQIELGSKVEVLEREEFDGSFLIKTDHKTLHISESIASNIYLKTT, from the coding sequence ATGCACTCAGTATCAGAAGAGAACTATATCAAAGCCATTAATCACCTGCAGCAGGGCGATGAGCTGGTATCTACTAATGAAATTGCGGGACAGATGAATACCAAAGCCTCATCTGTTACCGACATGCTCAAAAGACTAGCAGATAAAAATCTTGCCGAATACATTCCTTACAAAGGTTCCAGGCTCACAAAATTAGGAATGGATCACGCTAACCAGATCGTGCGCAAGCACCGGTTGTGGGAAGTGTTTCTGGTACAAAAACTAGGTTTTAACTGGGACGAGGTTCATGATGTGGCAGAACAGCTGGAGCATATACAGTCCCGCAAACTCATTGATGAGTTGGACAAACATTTAGGCTTTCCCAGAAAAGATCCACATGGTGACCCTATTCCAGACCGTGATGGGAATTATGAAGAGGTGCAGCAAGTTCCTTTGTCCAAACTTGTGAAGGGCGATCATGGCGTTATCACTGGTGTTGTGGACACCTCTCGCAAGTTTCTAAAGTATCTGGACAAACACCAGATAGAGCTAGGTAGTAAGGTAGAGGTTTTGGAGCGTGAGGAATTTGATGGGTCGTTTCTTATCAAAACCGACCATAAGACGCTCCACATTTCAGAAAGTATCGCCAGCAATATCTATTTAAAAACAACATGA